A genomic region of Carassius carassius chromosome 27, fCarCar2.1, whole genome shotgun sequence contains the following coding sequences:
- the LOC132107209 gene encoding trace amine-associated receptor 13c-like, which yields MDLSSQEYDPTQFCFPAVNNSCFKGTHHVYTQTVVYLVLVSAMSVTILGNLVVIISIAHFKQLQTPTNILVMSLALADLLLGLVVMPFSMIRSVDGCWYYGDAFCLLHSTFDLFLTSVSILHLVCIAIDRHQAVCYPLQYPTRITIPIAWVMVMISWTMIAVYSYGLLYSKANEEGLEEYIESIYCIGHCSLLFSKLWSVLDTLITFFFPCSVMFGLYVRIFVVAKKHVRTISEANQHDNENVFKSSRRSERKAAKTLGVVVGAFIICWLPFFINSVMDPYINFSPPLALFEVFVWLGYINSTINPIIYGFFYPWFRKTLSLIVTRRIFEPNSSDINVFTV from the coding sequence ATGGATTTATCATCACAAGAATACGATCCCACTCAGTTTTGTTTTCCTGCAGTGAACAACTCTTGTTTTAAAGGGACACATCATGTTTACACACAGACTGTGGTGTATCTTGTATTGGTGTCTGCGATGAGTGTCACCATTCTAGGAAATTTGGTGGTCATCATTTCCATTGCGCACTTCAAACAGCTCCAGACTCCCACTAACATCCTGGTGATGTCTCTGGCTCTAGCAGATCTGCTGCTTGGACTGGTGGTCATGCCTTTCAGTATGATCCGTTCTGTGGATGGCTGCTGGTATTATGGAGATGCCTTCTGTTTGCTGCACTCCACTTTTGACTTGTTTCTCACATCAGTGTCTATTTTGCATCTTGTTTGTATTGCTATTGATCGACATCAGGCTGTTTGTTATCCACTTCAGTATCCTACAAGAATAACCATACCTATTGCATGGGTCATGGTAATGATAAGTTGGACTATGATTGCAGTCTATTCATATGGTCTGCTGTACTCAAAAGCTAATGAGGAAGGACTGGAGGAATATATAGAATCAATATATTGTATAGGACATTGCAGTCTGCTTTTCAGTAAATTATGGTCTGTTTTAGACAcgttaataacttttttctttcctTGTTCTGTCATGTTTGGACTGTATGTTAGGATTTTCGTAGTTGCAAAAAAACATGTAAGAACAATCAGTGAGGCAAACCAGCATGataatgaaaatgtgtttaaaagctCTCGACGATCTGAACGAAAAGCAGCAAAAACTCTCGGTGTGGTCGTTGGTGCTTTTATCATTTGCTGGTTGCCATTTTTTATAAACTCTGTGATGGATCCTTACATCAACTTTTCCCCCCCACTTGCTCTCTTTGAAGTGTTTGTCTGGTTAGGCTACATTAACTCCACCATAAACCCCATCATATATGGCTTTTTCTACCCATGGTTTAGGAAAACCCTTTCTCTCATTG